The Primulina eburnea isolate SZY01 chromosome 8, ASM2296580v1, whole genome shotgun sequence genome contains a region encoding:
- the LOC140839477 gene encoding IRK-interacting protein-like: MADVHTEHSKIGCSESGDGNDVSRQDIQAAFAKAVELRALHAVLTQGNKMRFNAASSPVSCLAPPFSAQDYPVFTPSYEDEPLPGYPYHLLEKQNHTESWDEHTLGTENFNRIPNPKPRKGLLSEFISLEGPKFSAEDQNSGIGSCANNVTALEESPGLHSSKSRRNSAGELKSVSSCNRCNPGLISSESGSRTSFYSPPRNRVLKFPWLFSSTKKKKNKNESSPARPKPVEVSESGKDSEIVSTEMLKKELEEAKETRDSGLIEVAKIKGSLVDLSQKMEYLETYCEELKKALRQEKLINLPKRGKPGDENAKNFMPVSEEVMEEGFLQIVSETRLSMKQFCKILVGQIEETDHSLIDNMNMHLQPHKLSFNSKYSKPVLYHIEAIINQSLYQDFENCIFQKNGAPKILDPCQDCQAQFQSFVALRNLSWNEVLRKGTKYYSDEFSKFCDDKMSGIIATLGWTRPWPEQLLQAFFVAAKCVWLLHLLAFSFNPPLGILRVTENRPFDPHYMDNIFADRQRSQGPSRVKIMVMPGFYVRDRVMRCKVICRYKYVA, translated from the exons ATGGCGGATGTTCATACAGAGCACAGTAAAATAGGGTGCAGTGAAAGTGGGGATGGGAATGACGTAAGTAGACAAGATATTCAAGCGGCGTTTGCCAAAGCTGTGGAGCTTCGAGCGCTTCATGCTGTTCTGACGCAGGGAAATAAGATGAGATTCAACGCGGCTTCTTCCCCTGTTTCTTGCCTTGCTCCGCCATTCTCCGCACAAGATTACCCTGTTTTTACTCCA AGTTATGAAGATGAACCTTTACCAGGATATCCATATCATCTGCTGGAAAAACAAAATCACACAGAAAGTTGGGATGAGCATACCTTAGGTACAGAAAATTTCAATCGAATTCCAaatccaaaaccaagaaaaggGTTGCTCTCCGAATTCATAAGCTTAGAGGGACCCAAATTCTCCGCAGAAGATCAAAATTCGGGCATAGGTTCTTGTGCAAATAATGTTACTGCTCTAGAAGAATCACCCGGGCTTCATTCCAGCAAATCTAGAAGGAATAGTGCAGGAGAGCTTAAATCAGTATCATCTTGCAATAGATGCAACCCTGGTTTGATAAGTAGTGAATCAGGTTCAAGAACATCTTTTTATTCACCTCCAAGAAACAGGGTTCTGAAGTTTCCATGGCTTTTTTCTAGtacaaagaagaagaagaacaagAATGAAAGTTCACCTGCTCGACCAAAGCCGGTGGAAGTTTCTGAAAGTGGTAAAGACTCGGAGATTGTTTCTACTGAGATGTTGAAGAAAGAACTGGAGGAAGCTAAAGAAACCCGAGATTCAGGCTTAATCGAAGTTGCAAAAATTAAGGGATCTTTAGTGGATTTAAGCCAGAAAATGGAGTACTTGGAGACATATTGCGAAGAACTGAAGAAGGCCTTGAGGCAAGAAAAGCTTATAAATCTTCCGAAAAGAGGGAAACCCGGTGATGAAAATGCAAAAAATTTCATGCCAGTTAGTGAAGAAGTGATGGAAGAGGGATTCCTACAGATTGTATCAGAGACAAGATTGTCAATGAAGCAGTTCTGCAAGATTCTTGTTGGACAAATCGAAGAAACAGACCACTCATTGATCGATAACATGAACATGCATCTTCAACCACACAAACTCTCTTTCAATTCCAAGTACTCTAAACCGGTGTTATACCATATCGAGGCTATCATAAATCAATCACTCTACCAAGATTTTGAGAACTGTATTTTCCAAAAAAACGGAGCGCCTAAGATCTTGGACCCTTGTCAAGATTGCCAAGCTCAGTTCCAATCTTTTGTTGCACTACGAAATCTAAGTTGGAATGAGGTATTGAGGAAAGGAACGAAGTATTATAGTGACGAATTTAGCAAGTTCTGCGACGATAAAATGAGTGGCATAATTGCAACTCTAGGGTGGACTAGGCCGTGGCCCGAGCAGCTTCTGCAAGCATTTTTTGTTGCTGCTAAGTGTGTTTGGTTGCTCCATTTGCTTGCGTTTTCATTCAATCCTCCTTTGGGCATTCTCAGGGTCACTGAAAATAGGCCGTTTGACCCTCATTACATGGACAATATCTTTGCAGACAGGCAAAGATCACAAGGTCCAAGTCGGGTTAAAATCATGGTTATGCCTGGTTTTTATGTGCGTGATAGGGTAATGAGGTGTAAAGTTATTTGCAGATACAAATATGTGGCTTGA
- the LOC140839221 gene encoding uncharacterized protein encodes MISGGSTDGDSNRARKAKGRRECLEIDGGRRDEPVISFGPEDLQGVSLLHNDVLVIQARVANYDVLRVFVDNGSSVNVIFKDALIQMDLHEYQLEAVETALFGFAGHAVYPEGEIALPLTLGTGDLRKTVITAFTVVDTPSSYNVILGRPAINEMRAVASTYHQKIKFPVKGQVGEVKGDQPSSRRCYGETVRIDQKKARREGKGKERQEEAQEREVHFVAEEEQEAVEIEPGKNIRIARDICATTRELSGISPQVAEHKLNILPGSRPVKQKKRHFGPEKDKIIEKQGYHQIPLASEDQDKASFITSGGTFCYVVMPFGLKNAGATYPGPKDLHPSPEKLYPI; translated from the exons ATGATTTCGGGAGGATCTACTGATGGTGACTCTAACCGGGCCAGGAAGGCGAAGGGTAGGAGGGAGTGCCTAGAAATTGATGGTGGAAGAAGAGACGAACCGGTTATAAGTTTTGGACCAGAAGATCTCCAAGGGGTGAGTTTACTTCACAATGATGTTCTGGTAATTCAGGCCCGCGTCGCCAACTATGATGTATTAAGAGTTTTCGTGGATAATGGGAGCTCTGTCAATGTTATTTTCAAAGATGCCCTCATTCAAATGGACCTGCATGAATACCAGCTGGAAGCCGTGGAAACTGCCCTGTTCGGGTTTGCTGGTCACGCCGTGTATCCAGAAGGGGAAATTGCTCTACCCCTGACCCTGGGCACTGGAGATTTGAGAAAAACTGTAATAACTGCTTTCACAGTAGTGGACACCCCATCTTCGTACAATGTCATCCTAGGGAGACCAGCCATTAATGAAATGAGAGCAGTGGCCTCGACGTACCACCAAAAGATCAAATTCCCAGTGAAAGGACAAGTCGGAGAAGTTAAAGGCGATCAGCCCTCTTCTCGAAGATGCTATGGAGAAACAGTCCGGATTGATCAGAAGAAAGCAAGGAGGGAAGGGAAAGGAAAAGAACGCCAGGAGGAGGCCCAGGAAAGGGAAGTGCACTTTGTGGCGGAAGAAGAGCAGGAAGCGGTGGAGATTGAGCCAGGAAAGAACATCCGGATAGCCCGGGACATCTGCGCGACTACCCGG GAATTGTCCGGGATCTCGCCCCAAGTAGCCGAGCATAAATTGAACATCCTCCCGGGGTCCCGGCCGGTTAAGCAGAAAAAGCGACATTTCGGCCCGgaaaaagataaaataattgaaaaacag GGATATCATCAGATCCCTTTAGCTTCAGAAGATCAAGACAAAGCTAGTTTCATTACTTCTGGAGGAACTTTTTGTTATGTCGTAATGCCTTTTGGATTAAAGAATGCAGGAGCCACGTACCCTGGCCCGAAGGACCTGCACCCCAGCCCAGAGAAACTATATCCCATTTAG